The DNA region GCAGGGGCAGATCTAGGATTTAATATTTGGGTGGGCTTgaacttaatataataaattatatagtattattagaaaaatataataaattatatataaaattaaataaattattacattacattacattattgTATGGTTCAACAAACAACTATAAAGATCAAAGAAAAAAAGAACGAAAGTCTTGTCCACTTTTTCAATGGTCTCAACTAGCTCCGACGACAAAAAAGGACTAGAGTTGTTATTGGTCGACTGCGAAACAACAAAATGAAGGGAAGAAGGACTGTTGCTCttgagaagaggaaaaagaaacgaGAGTTGTtagagaaggagaaggaaaaaaacacTAAACtatatatagaaataaaaaacaggagaaggaaggagaagataAGAAGAAGAAGCCATGGGTTTGCACGTGAGGGTTGGGTACGTGGaagagaataaaaagaaaaagagcagagaaaatattttttaaaatttcgtaACTGGTTTAATCCAATTAAACTTGGCTCGGCAATAACTTGGccaaataaaatccaaatcaatcCCAGTTTGGATCAATATACTCCTTATCTTCGCGCCTACCCGATGAATTTTGTTCGACCCAATCCGATTTTAAAGCAACATCTTCAATTCGTGTTCGatgatttaatttgtttatttatttatttaattaaaaattcaacatTTAATTCCTGAAATGAAAAGCAAGGAAGGTGCAGCCACATAAGGGTTGGGCTACAGCCATCAAGATGCCAAGGTGGTGTCGATCAACACAGATAACAGAAGAGGAAGAAATAGTCATTGAGATGAGGTGATTCCAAACCCTAGCTATGATTGCCGCTGAGATGAGGCGACTCATTTTTGGTTTTCGCCAATAGAATAAAGGTTCAAAATCACAGGAGGGGGAGGAAGGGAAACATACATAAAAGCACTAACGAGATCATTTCCAAAAACCTCCATTGTGCCAACGTCTCAGTCCATGTGTCAGTGTGTGAAGGGTGACTCTAACCCATATAAGGTGAGACGGCACAAGATTTAAATCTATCATCTAGAGCAAGTGAGCAAGATGTGCATAAAATTCACATACAATAGAATGAACTTATTAAATGATACTGTCATGATATTTACTAAGATCATATTTTATGTTATTTCTACTTTGCAGTGGAGTCTCTTGACGTCTGGTGCAAAAATAAGTAAGAAATTACATTGTTTAGTTGTATGCAGGGAGTGCTTGCAATGGAATATGCTAATGCCCAAGGGTAATTTTTGATTAGGTTTAGGTAATGTAGGACTACCTCAGCAAGAATTATGAAAGTCGAGGGTAAAATATTCTTAAGTTTATAACAAAATAGCTCCATCTTTTAGGTCTAAACATTTGCATACTAACAGAACATTGTCTACTTGCTCGCAAGATGCATTTAGATATGAGAACTGGATATGAAGAATCATGGTGGATCACCTTCACATCATCTAAGTGGACTTGCTCAGTGTGCATTGCATCCGATACCGTCTTCTCAATCATATCCTCTGTGCAATAAATAACCTGTCACCAACAAGAAGAAATGAATGATTGGATGAGTGCAATGAGCCACAGAAAAAGATCGCGACTCAAATCCAATCCTACAACTCCACTTTCCTGGACTTTTTGGGCCAGGCAATTAGACTTCAGTACTTTCCAAAAGCTGTGAGGGGAGGAATCCTTTAAGAAAACCCTTTCCTTTTGTCCTTTATATGGCAGGTACATTTAGTTTAATTTGTTGGGCGTATTGCAATTGGAAGAAAAAAAGGAGGTTTGATAATACTCTTATATTGATTCTTTATTCACGTTCACTGgtaatattatcaaatatcaaggAGTTGACACAACAGACAAACATTTAGAATAAACATGTTataagcacaaaaaaaaaaaaaaaaactatatttgAAAGTTTGTTGAAAATAACTGAATTTGAGCACTGCTGTGTGATCTGCTTGATTGAAGAAGTATTAATTATTGGCATCTCTTACTCATTGAAAATGGAAATTGCAAAGGtcgagattttaataaataacaCTTACAAACACTGAAGAAAGAAAGTTAATGTTGCAAAGAATTACCTTTAAAAAGTCTCCATCAAGCTCTTTTAGAAACATTTGAATCTGTATCAGTACAAGATAACAGGAAATTAAGATAAATTTACCATGAAAATGATGAAATTTTGAATAGGCTCAAACggggaaaaaaatattaaacataaaTGAGAGCCATTTATGTAAAaagataattattaattaaacctTACAATAAATACATCTAAAATTTAGATCCATTTCTCGCATGTACTTGAGTTTTAAAGAGAGATGGGAATAATACCTTTTCCTTTTCGTCTACTTCAAATCCCACCAGCAGCAAAGCCTAGACATAAAAAAATCTACTCAAAGTATTAAGACTTTATAAAATTAAGATAACCAATGAGATAGTCAGAGCATGCATTTGAATCTTgaacataattcaaaattaaggGAGGTAACTGATATTATGTCAGCTGTCAAGTGCCAACTTTTGCAACATATTCACATCATAgaaaaaagatttatttattttacttggCTAGAAATAAGTCAGTTATCAGATGCTTCATTTGATTATCCAAAACCCATAAACATCAAAAAATAACAATGGGGTGAGTGCTGTCAGTAATAAAGGTACTAGTCACTACCAACAGCCTGGATAAATAACTCCAATTTTTTTTTCAGGTGATAACAAAGACTACTTGTTCATGCTTCAGAATCCAATTAATAAGGATCAGCTATCAAAATGCTAAGTTTAAGAGTGATATATCACATTCCAGAACTATCTTTGTCTCAGCATGTTGATTATtcccttttcaaaaaaaaaatgctgATAATTGAATTAAAAGAAAAGGTCATCTAAAAACCACCCTTGTCTTGTATATGTTCAGTAACTGGTGTGTCCAATCAATAATTTTCTTGTATTTGTACATGTTCACAAGGAAACaggaattttcagaaaaaaaaagtttattaATTATATTTCACATAATAGAATCTAGCAGGACAGGGTAACCAATGGCAAAACCAAGTGATAAACAATGGTGACTATAAAGCTCGATGTATTTATGGATGAGTGCATCTGCTGGAAGCTCACCGGGGGACCATATATGGGGTCATCAGCATTTAAGGGAACAAATTTAGAATCTTCAACCAATTCAGCTGGAATACCTGCAAGGTTAAAAAAATATTGTAACTGTACACATGCATACAAACTAAGTAAATCATGAAATGCCATTTGCTCCTTAGTGAAATGGAAAATGATAGGGAAAGAAATATTTCTTTTAGAGAGAATACAGTTTACCACCTCAgagatattattttaaaatacctCATCGTTTTCTTTAAATAAACTACAACAAGCATGTCACCTCCATGGCGCCATGGAAAGTTTAGTAGTTTTCAAGGAATCTTAGGTTCTCAATTGAATTGTTGTTTGAACACGCTTTACGGTCAACTCACCTTGTCCTGGAAATGTGGTTTCTCGGTTGTACATGACCATCCACATATGGCAAGTAGTTATGTTACTTCAACATTTGCATTCATTCTAACGTATTTGATACCTGACCTAACTTAAAAAAGGACTTTCTACATTACTTGGACTCAGCTACGATCATGTGACACAGATATGGATGTAGATGTCATACATAGCTGTTTCTAAAATTTGTTAATACATGAGAAGGTTGTGCAATAAGCCATTGGGTTCGACTTTGGTGCTACTGCCATAAAGAAAAAATGTCAACATGGCATGCAAAGTCAGCATCATTTGGGTTACaagggagaagaggagaagtGCGCCAAAGTTGGCTATATATTACTCTAGATTCACCCAGTTCATGGTGAGCACAAAATCCAATGGAACCACTCATGTGCTAAAGCGGAGGTGACCCAGAAGGAATAACAAGAAAACTCGATAAGGTAACGGAGAGGTTAAGCATTAACGAACTAAAACTTGGATCAGAAAAGTGCAACAGAAAGTTGAATTGTACTAAAGAGTAAAACATACATCCTTTAGATGAGAAAattatttcttcatttttttttttcttgaatcaCTATGATTCTAAGTATCCATTGACATGCTTGAACAAAAGGCTACCAAATTATCTCTCTCCCCACAACAATATTTCATAAATTAGCATAGCAGGAATCCATTGGAAGGGGGGAAATAGTTAAAAAAACACATGAAAAGATGTAATCTTGAGAAGTTAAATCACCTTCGGATGATGCTCGAGGCAGGGATCTGTGCCTTCTTAAAGAAATAGCAGAGGGTCTGTCCACAGGCGAAGAGCGCAATGGAGGAGAAGTCAGGtaagaggagaaaaaggagcgTGCAAATGTGAAATTTTCTTGGGAAGTCGAAGGTATTCTCGAACAAAATGTGAACTTGAAGCTAGGCAATGCCAGAGCTGCCATTGCGGCCCTCCCTCCGACGTCGAAGAAACCTGCGGCGCGAGGAGGAGGACGAAGCGGCCATCGTCCTCTTATCCTTTATTGATGGGTTGGGCTACTTGATTAAAGCCCAACGATACATTGGAAAGTATtcacatatttaaaaaatttaaacaatttcCGATCAAAATAAACAGAGTGAGTAGAGCAGACCCTGGAGAGCCGAGTCCTCAGCAGCTGCCTCCTATTTCATCCTGCTAGAATCGTTAAACGAGCGATCGTGTACTCGTGACTAGGTTTCTTCGCAATCCAACCTTGAGTCGAGAAAGACCATGCAACTCCAACGATCAATGGGCATCAAAAACAGAAGCCTTTAGCAGACAATGGGATTTCGATCAGAACAAGAAGAGTAGAACATCGTTGATGGATTACCTCGTGAAGGTGTTGGATTTCGACGAGAAATTTTATCTAGATTCGGCCGACAAATCAAGACAACTGAATccaaaaaaaaagaacaaaactcatatcagagccaggtttcgaTCCTGGGACCTGTGGGTTATGGGCCCACCACgcttccgctgcgccactctgatttGTTGATTTGGTTGGTTTCCAAATACTTATATCACTTATTCAAGTTTAAATCCCACCGATTAGCCAGATGCAACCGGAGAAGATATACATACGGTATTAACTTACAGGTACGCAATACCACCTCCCTGTTAACATATTGAGTAAAATCAGatgataaattataaattattcagTTACAATACTATACTTAATCTGAATAAACAACAATATCATAGGCATTTCTGTTCAACATATACATCAGCTTtacgaagaaaaaaaaaattacttttggCAATCAGAATCTCCTGAGTTAGCACCAGAATTTCATTGTCCATCACTTCATCACTACATGATGAACAAACGATAAAGCGGCATGGAAACCAAGTGTTCATCTTCTCTCTAGGCATTGATCCACGGTTTTGTGTCTTACCAGCAAGTCATTCCATTGTCATACTGGACTAGATCAAACATCGAGATGGAGATCGCATGTCAAATAGCTAAAAGTTTATTTGAAGCAAACCGAGGTGTCGTGTTCAAATCTGATGCTATTCTGGCATTCTTTGGAGTGTTCACTTCTTCACTTCAAACAACTTGAAGTCGGATTGCTTAAGTTCAACATACTTCCCAAGCCTAAtcaaaacatcaaaggagatttaTACCTCATGACTGGGTAGGTGATATAAGAAGTGGGTATTTGACAGTATAAATAGCGAGAAAAAACTAGAAACAAAAGGTAGCAAGAAGCATGAAATTACCCGAGATCGGATGGAAGCCTGAATCCACCTATTCGCACACGTTTTAGCGAATAAAGCTACAGAGATAAGAAAAATAGTGGATTAGCCAACAGAGTATCTTGAGCATTCTCTATAATTAGGCTTCCAGTGTGCAAGAGAGTCTAAGTTACAAACAGACCTGTAACCCTGCATTTCTTACAAGTTCTCGCACTTCATGGTTTCTCCCTTCATGTACCTAGCAGATATCTCAAAAGAAGGATCTTAATTAACATATATAGATCAGAGTAATGATAACAAAATTTAAcataaggaggattaatatatTGATTTCCTTGCATTTAAATAAGATTTCTGTAAGCTAAAGAATTGAGAACGGAAGAGAAGGACTAGAAATTTTCCTAGAAAAGAAATGGAATAACCATTTAGAATAGACAAGAAATTGAATGACTAATTATACTTTTGTGTGGTTCATggaatgaaataaaatgtttcaTTTGAATTTGTATGGTTGATTTATAGGAATGCAAGTAATAGGCAAGAAATAGACAAGTGATAGTTTTAACAATTATAAGAAATCTACCAGCCTGTCCGAGTCCCACCCATCTACCCAACCCTTGAGCGCCCGCCCAGCCATTCAACACTCGAATAGAGTAATACATTCGTTGAAAATTAACATAGACGGAAAGTTAATCTTGGAGTAAAGTAAGTAGTTTATCCTAATGATTATGGAATTTCAATTCAATGGGAGTATGTACCAAGCATAACAATACTTAATTTCATTCCATTTGAATTCATTGGAAATCATACAGTTATTCCTATAGACCATTGCTTTGTATCTTTACCTATTGAAACCTAAAGGCAGAAAATACAATGGCAAATTGATAAATATGTGTTTATTGCGAAAGAAATTCACTACATCAACATGCAGCACTAGTGCAAGATTGCTTTAGAATCATTTTGTCTACAGATTTAAAGAACATTTACCACTAATCGAATTCGAGGTCTTGAAGCATCAGGCTGGGCTGACAATAGTTCCACAGAATCAGGTACACAGTGTACACCTTCAACTTGAGCACCCTCACTTATAGTTACAAGGTGCCGTCTATTGACCTTACCTTCTATTGTTGCTATATATCTGTAATAATAACCAAGATTAAAATATAGGGAGCTAAAAATGGTTGACTAACACAGTATATAAATTTTCATAGATtgtttctaagtttaaaaaatatatattttttcaggATAAGTTGGACATTGTCTTAGGAGACTTGGTTTTTACTGATTGGAATGTAAAGGCATTAGGATCACATGCAATTGCATTCTTCAGTCAATAAACAATACATTTTTTCTTTCTATGGGTGAGATTGTTCCCGATGGTATATCATTGACAGCATAGAAATTTAGACCATAACAAACCATGATGAAGAACTTATTTGCACGACTACAGTTCCATCAGCCAACTAACCTAACAGTGTTTCTAGTTATACCACCAAGTATGCAAATAAAGCTACAGAGAAGTACCTCCCAACTATTAGGAGAAGGTTACCTAGGTCACATAGAGCTAGCTCTCTTTGGTCCCTTGTCCATGTCTTTAATTGATTAAACTTGTCTATCTTAGCTATCTCACTTTATCATCATCTATTAGAGATACATCTAGTCACATTTAAcattttttcccatttttttGTTATAGTGAATTGAACCCACACATCTCAATATTTTCATTTCTAGTACCTTGACTTCATGTATTAATTTTCAAACTATAAGTAATTGTaccatacaacaacaacaaccaagcctttatcCTACTAAGTAGGATCGGCTAAACTATAATTAATTGTGCCATAATctaataaaatatccttttaagCTAAAAAACATACCTGAACTATCCCACACCTTTTATACTTGGAAAACATTTTACCAAACATCAATTGTAGATATGTACTTTCTTAAAGTAAAAGACAATGTAGGTTGAACATACTCTTTGGTTAGTTCAGATGATGGATGAGAAATCTTCTGAGTAAAATCACCTGAGAATAAAAATCTGTTATACAACTTCaaataaataacaataaataCAAAAGAGAGTGACACAACTATGATGCCACAACTTTTTTGTACCATCATTAGTAACAATAATCAAGCCGGTTGTTGCAACATCAAGCCGTCCAACAGTGAACAATCGTGGCTTCGGTATTCCTGGATTTGACTTAATCTGCAAAATTGGAAATGTGAAAAGTAAATGGAGGTGAAAGGAAAAGGAAGAGAACATCAAAAGGCAGCACATTGTGGTGATTTATGAGAACTTGTATAAGTAAACTAATCCTAGGCCAAATGAAGGTTGTCATAATTGAGATCCTATCTAGGAATAGTGAGGGGTTTATAAGTTTACAATCTTTGGAACGTAAGATCAAAGCGCAAGCTTGTGAGTTGAGTTTTAGAGTTTAATTAAAATATTGTTTTAGAACTATATTTCACCATTATAATTTATAGTTATACAAAAAAGTTATAAACATTATACAACAAtcacaacaaccaagtcttatcccactaggtggagtcagctaatataaaaattatacaaTTGCAAAATTTTAAAAAGAGATTTTCTAATTGGAAGTTAAAAGAATCTCATATGTAGATTTTCTCAAATGAAATGACATGAAAAAATGGGGGTACTTTCATTAATATCAAGCTGTAAAATATCTATAATAAAGTAAATTATTCCATCCAGTTAACGTTTTTGGAATTGAGATCCAACATAAAAGCCCGTAAGAAGTATTGGATTAGATCATAAATTCACAAGAATCTAGCCTGATTCAAATTCTAACTTCGATCCTGATAGTTTAGGTTGATTTGCATAGTATGATCGTGAGATCTTATAATCCAAATCATAATCTTGAGTACCATGCTCCAAACCATATAAAAGAGTAATCAAACTACACATACccattttttcaaaaaatcatCAAAGAGGGAGATGACTGATTTAGAATCATCTGCACTTGAGCAAATATAACTGCAGTTTTCAAGAATTAGTTAGATGTGCCTAAATACAAACTACATTAGGCAAAAGGCAAGGGAAATAGTTAAGTTACAATggcattaaaaaaaatcatgcaactttaacaaaaattaaactagAAAAATACAAACCCTTTTGGCTTGTTGAGAGCAAAATACAACTTAGGAGGTAGTTTCTTGGATAAGCGGTTCCCATTAACATATATTGAATCCTTTGCAATGTCGACCCTGGTCTAAACATACAACAAAAGTTAATAAGATATAAACTTGCAGACCAGTCAGATGAAATATTTTAGAGTCTCTGTTTCTAATTTTGTACTTATATGAAGTTGACATATGAAAAAGCTCAATGGGTACTCAGAAAAATGAATGGGGCACATCTTGGGCCTTCTTTCAAATGAAAATCAGAAGCAACATGTGAATCATCAAGGATAATGACAAAAAGTCTAATGAGCGTAAAAGAAAATTCAGGTAACTATCAGCGACTAGCAATCTCATTGTCAAGTCAAATCTGGATGAAGAGAATAAACATAAGCCACTTTAATATGGTAATCAATAGTCTCAGTACATTTGAGGATGATGTTGAGACAGAGAACTCACTAATCAAGATATAATGAAAAAGGAAGGTATGACAGTGATAAGCTGCAACTAAAAGAATTCTTGACCCATTCAACGAAAAAGTTGTAGGTAGATGTGTAGAACCCAAACACAAAAATAATCTTCTGAAAATGGTTCAGAAAATGAGAGCAAAGTAACAGTAGGATTGAGCAGGGCTTGTGAACTGGAACTTGTAaacttaaaagaaataataaaattgGCGATAACTCGCCATGGGTCTTAGTGAATTTCAAGTTTATGTAGTAGTTATGTAGTGAATGAGGACTCTAGTGGATAGCAAATGTAGCTTCGACACTGATTATCTGAGATTGACCCTTTACCCAATAAGTATTGTAACCTGTTATGAAGGTTCCACTCCTTCAAGCATGGCCCTTTAGACAAAAGCATCATAAGCATAAAATAATGTAAAAAATGACTTTGGCAGCACAAATACAGGATAACAATTAATACCTAGTGTATATATAAAAAAGGATCTTTAAAGAAGTTTGTTGTCTCATACAAAGACACATAACAAGCTCAATTTTTAACACCTTAAAGAAGTTTGCCACATATGAAGAACCCAATGGAGTAATGATCAATTGTTGTTgtttctaatatatatatatatatatatatatatatatatatatatatatagttttgatatgCTACCCACCTTACGCCACATACCCCGTGTGTACCTAAATTTTTTTtcgatttgaaattttttttgtgcTTAATATTATAACCCAACCCCTAAAccttaaaggaaaattttgattGGGATATCTGAGagcttaaaaaaaatcaattacagTAGGTGCTCACGGGGTGTGCAGCATAAGGTGGGCaacatatcaaaactatatatatatcaaGCAGATAAAAGGCATTCAAACTATTGCAGCTTGCAAGTGTCCTTAGGCAACCTTAAGCAGAATACCTGTGGAGAAGTGCAAACTGACCCATTGACAGTCACTTTCCCTTCAAAAATTATCTCTTCACAATTCCTTCTCGATGCCACTGAAAAGTTAATAATTTTAACCGGCAACTTTAGAAAATCAAGATTCACTACTAGCAAAGGCAACGACAGAAAGCCAGAAGGATAAGGACCATAAAAGGAACAAATTCAAGATTCAAATGCTTTGCCAAATTATTAAAACAGCAAAAAACTTACCACCAGAAGCAGC from Zingiber officinale cultivar Zhangliang chromosome 4B, Zo_v1.1, whole genome shotgun sequence includes:
- the LOC121976466 gene encoding uncharacterized protein LOC121976466 isoform X1; this encodes MAALALPSFKFTFCSRIPSTSQENFTFARSFFSSYLTSPPLRSSPVDRPSAISLRRHRSLPRASSEGIPAELVEDSKFVPLNADDPIYGPPALLLVGFEVDEKEKIQMFLKELDGDFLKVIYCTEDMIEKTVSDAMHTEQVHLDDVKVIHHDSSYPVLISKCILRASRQCSVSMQMFRPKRWSYFVINLRIFYPRLS
- the LOC121976466 gene encoding uncharacterized protein LOC121976466 isoform X2; the protein is MAALALPSFKFTFCSRIPSTSQENFTFARSFFSSYLTSPPLRSSPVDRPSAISLRRHRSLPRASSEGIPAELVEDSKFVPLNADDPIYGPPALLLVGFEVDEKEKIQMFLKELDGDFLKVIYCTEDMIEKTVSDAMHTEQVHLDDVKIAKSLPRLCILSGLSGEEMIMFIDAFPETGTPSNAQKLLHICCFL
- the LOC121976467 gene encoding putative ribosomal large subunit pseudouridine synthase SVR1, chloroplastic isoform X1, with protein sequence MAGAAMAFAVFHPRPSLLCTGPLLPFQAIRRISFLRLASSSSTSPTAEFNISFGASPSPGVNEAEPRTLVPDTSPTGSSNAPIPMLIPWIVRGEDGQFTIQSSPPARFLQDMAEAKMEKKAKKKNDKKNSPGAMTSTVTSASPPKYSKAARRFYNQHIKQKSQRLSKVLAASGVASRRNCEEIIFEGKVTVNGSVCTSPQTRVDIAKDSIYVNGNRLSKKLPPKLYFALNKPKGYICSSADDSKSVISLFDDFLKKWIKSNPGIPKPRLFTVGRLDVATTGLIIVTNDGDFTQKISHPSSELTKEYIATIEGKVNRRHLVTISEGAQVEGVHCVPDSVELLSAQPDASRPRIRLVVHEGRNHEVRELVRNAGLQLYSLKRVRIGGFRLPSDLGLGKYVELKQSDFKLFEVKK
- the LOC121976467 gene encoding putative ribosomal large subunit pseudouridine synthase SVR1, chloroplastic isoform X2, with the translated sequence MAGAAMAFAVFHPRPSLLCTGPLLPFQAIRRISFLRLASSSSTSPTAEFNISFGASPSPGVNEAEPRTLVPDTSPTGSSNAPIPMLIPWIVRGEDGQFTIQSSPPARFLQDMAEAKMEKKAKKKNDKKNSPGAMTSTVTSASPPKYSKAARRFYNQHIKQKSQRLSKVLAASGVASRRNCEEIIFEGKVTVNGSVCTSPQTRVDIAKDSIYVNGNRLSKKLPPKLYFALNKPKGYICSSADDSKSVISLFDDFLKKWIKSNPGIPKPRLFTVGRLDVATTGLIIVTNDGDFTQKISHPSSELTKEYIATIEGKVNRRHLVTISEGAQVEGVHCVPDSVELLSAQPDASRPRIRLVVHEGRNHEVRELVRNAGLQLYSLKRVRIGGFRLPSDLG